One stretch of Streptomyces sp. R21 DNA includes these proteins:
- a CDS encoding DUF2165 domain-containing protein, producing the protein MASKTPSAPKSSDAPRVLPLSAAPLAATLLTATVALYIALVAFGNITDFGTNQQFVRHVLAMDTTFKDDDLMWRAITSTGLQDAAYIAIIVWETVAALVLIAGTWFWARRSYARARQLSTYGLLMLMLLFGAGFIAIGGEWFSMWQSKTWNGLDAATRVLVLSGFALLVVHLPFGEPGNSGRKSTT; encoded by the coding sequence ATGGCTTCTAAAACCCCTTCCGCCCCAAAATCCTCTGACGCCCCACGCGTCCTCCCCCTCTCCGCCGCCCCCCTCGCCGCCACCCTTCTCACCGCCACCGTCGCCCTCTACATCGCCCTCGTCGCCTTCGGCAACATCACCGACTTCGGCACCAACCAGCAGTTCGTCCGCCATGTTCTGGCCATGGACACCACGTTCAAGGACGACGACCTGATGTGGAGAGCCATCACGAGCACCGGACTTCAGGACGCCGCGTACATCGCGATCATCGTCTGGGAGACCGTCGCCGCGCTCGTCCTCATCGCGGGTACGTGGTTCTGGGCACGCCGCAGCTACGCCCGCGCCCGCCAACTGTCCACCTACGGCCTGCTCATGCTCATGCTGCTCTTCGGCGCCGGGTTCATCGCCATCGGCGGGGAGTGGTTCTCCATGTGGCAGTCGAAGACCTGGAACGGTCTGGACGCGGCAACCCGGGTGCTCGTACTCAGCGGGTTCGCACTGCTCGTCGTACACCTGCCGTTCGGGGAGCCCGGCAACTCCGGTCGCAAGTCGACTACTTGA